Proteins from one Anopheles nili chromosome 2, idAnoNiliSN_F5_01, whole genome shotgun sequence genomic window:
- the LOC128720156 gene encoding uncharacterized protein LOC128720156 has product MSSLDNVPILAFHRGEARITNGNNYYIHRFNISDIRQDIKILSRAFSLLERNQLSTIIEEEFSYAFEMLKITTPIRRSKRWDTIGTVWKFIAGNPDANDLKLINTTMNDLIKNNNNQVRFNKDLTLQLTEMLLRVKDALQLYKDSSADFHSLYILMNLKYLTEKLGLITDSITLAKVGITNPRILNSQETDLMMIDIRKQNITVHTISEALAYTNTKIATNNNELLFIISCPRLRKNILNKIQVYGINNIGKQIHVPHPYYLSHKSQMFIVASLDKEFYNTEDLQEDNTTCIPAIIKGQPASCDFISNPSTQEVITLDRSHLLISSSVWFIFDTTCGIRERNLTGSFIVAYEDCNIFFNNKTISSNTISFPGSPINLPIYELRSEMKQIHLESQGITWKTWSISSLVSTPFIILIAVGGYIVLKICKKRTDININTQPASHTTAIYKPPTMKECLRTEPQI; this is encoded by the exons ATGAGTAGCCTGGATAACGTCCCAATACTAGCTTTTCATAGAGGGGAAGCAAGAATAACTAATGGAAATAATTACTATATTCACCGTTTCAATATTTCCGACATAAGACAGGATATTAAAATACTTTCAAGGGCATTTAGCCTTTTAGAACGTAACCAGCTCTCAACGATTATAGAAGAGGAATTTTCATACGCATTCGAAATGTTAAAAATTACTACACCAATTCGTAGAAGCAAAAGATGGGACACAATAGGCACGGTCTGGAAGTTCATCGCAGGAAATCCAGACGCAAACGATTTAAAACTAATAAATACAACCATGAATGatctaattaaaaataataataatcaagtTAGGTTTAACAAAGATCTTACGTTGCAATTAACAGAAATGTTACTCCGTGTCAAAGATGCACTACAATTATATAAAGATTCGTCAGCAGACTTCCATTCATTGTATATCTTAATGAACCTCAAATATCTTACTGAAAAATTAGGACTAATTACAGATAGTATCACATTAGCCAAAGTTGGAATTACTAATCCACGTATACTCAATAGTCAAGAAACAGATTTGATGATGATTGacattagaaaacaaaacataacagtGCATACAATATCCGAGGCTTTGGCATATACAAACACGAAAATAGCTACAAATAACAATGAACTACTGTTTATAATAAGTTGTCCTAGACTAAGAAAAAACATACTAAACAAAATCCAAGTTTACGGCATAAATAACATAGGAAAACAGATCCACGTTCCTCATCCCTATTACCTTTCCCATAAATCGCAAATGTTTATCGTCGCATCACTCGATAAGGAATTCTATAATACGGAAGATCTACAAGAAGACAACACGACATGCATACCAGCAATTATAAAAGGACAACCAGCATCTTGCGATTTTATATCGAACCCATCAACACAAGAAGTTATAACTTTAGATAGAAGTCACTTACTTATCAGTTCATCCGTTTGGTTTATATTTGATACGACGTGTGGCATACGAGAACGAAACCTTACTGGTTCATTTATCGTTGCATATGAagattgcaatattttcttCAATAACAAAACTATTTCAAGCAACACGATTAGTTTTCCGGGATCACCGATCAATCTTCCTATCTATG AATTAAGATCGGAGATGAAACAAATCCATTTAGAATCACAAGGTATCACATGGAAAACGTGGTCAATATCTAGCCTGGTAAGCACTCCGTTTATAATATTGATTGCTGTCGGTGGATACATTGTGTTAAAAATATGTAAGAAAAGGACAGACATCAACATTAATACACAACCGGCATCACATACAACGGCAATCTACAAACCGCCAACTATGAAAGAATGCCTTCGTACGGAGCCTCAGATTTAG